In Arthrobacter sp. CJ23, the genomic window GTGACGGAAAGATCCCCGGGGGTGCCGTCGTCGTTGTTCAGGCGCTTGATGGAGGCGACGGCGCCGCGGGGGTGGCCGCCGTGCAGGGAGGCGAGGCTGGTGCCCTCGGGCCAGTGGGCAAGGCCCTCCGGGGCGTGGTTCCACAGGCGTTCGGGGAGGAGCTGGGCGCCGCCGATGATGCGGTGCTGCTCGGCGTCGGCGTCCACGTAGACCACGCGCAGGATTTCCAGGATGGAGTCAGGGAAGTTGGTGTCCCAGCCGCCGGTGCCGAAGCCCACCTGTCCGAAGGCCTCGCGGTATTCGAACGGCAGGGCGGAGAAGGCCTTGGACGTGGCGAGGTAGCCGGAGAAGGAGACGTCGTCGAAGAGGGGGACGATCTCGTTCCAGAGCTTCTTGATGGTGGGCAGGTCGCGGGTGCGGATGGCTTCCTGCATGGCGCTGAAGTGGGCGCGTTCCTCGAGGCAGTCGTCCCAGGCCTTGGCGACGTCGCCGAAGAACTGCGGCAGGTCCTCGGGCTTCTCGGCGTAGTGCGCCTGGCCGCCGAGCTCGATGACGGTGCTGCCGGCCGCGGGAGTGAGGGGGTTCGGGAACGGCTGCGTTTCGATGCCCACCAGGTGGGCGTAGTGGAAGAAAGACCTGCCCGAGCGCGGGAACCGCATGCCGCCGAGGTCGGCGACCGGGCCGGTCTGGCCTTCCGGTCGGCCGGCCCGCAAACGGCCGCCGATCCGGGACGACTCGTAGATGACCGGCTTGAGGCCCATCTTCATCAACTCATGTGCAGCCACAAGGCCGGACAATCCGGCACCGATCACGGCGACTTCCGTTCCGTGCATCTTCGTGGGAACGGCTCCCAAGCCCGCTGGGTGGGTCAGGTAGTCGTCGTAGGGGAATGGGA contains:
- a CDS encoding NAD(P)/FAD-dependent oxidoreductase, whose protein sequence is MLNPDFPFPYDDYLTHPAGLGAVPTKMHGTEVAVIGAGLSGLVAAHELMKMGLKPVIYESSRIGGRLRAGRPEGQTGPVADLGGMRFPRSGRSFFHYAHLVGIETQPFPNPLTPAAGSTVIELGGQAHYAEKPEDLPQFFGDVAKAWDDCLEERAHFSAMQEAIRTRDLPTIKKLWNEIVPLFDDVSFSGYLATSKAFSALPFEYREAFGQVGFGTGGWDTNFPDSILEILRVVYVDADAEQHRIIGGAQLLPERLWNHAPEGLAHWPEGTSLASLHGGHPRGAVASIKRLNNDDGTPGDLSVTDKWGKEARYPAVIATCQSWLLSARIDVDESLFSHKLWTAIERSHYLQSSKTFVVVDRPFWKDIDPETGRQVMSTTLTDRLTRGTYLLDNGPGQPALICLSYTWNDDALKWLPLDADERVRLMLHSLKQIYPTVDIASHIIGEPITVSWEDDPNFMGAFSDNLPGHYRYQERLYTHFMQADHAPEHRGIYIAGDDVSWTGGWADGAVTTGLNAVWAVMTQLGGKTHPDNPGPGDRFEELKPIRLP